Proteins encoded in a region of the Streptomyces sp. NBC_00310 genome:
- the tgmA gene encoding putative ATP-grasp-modified RiPP — translation MRLFVLNYARAAEQLEFSAPYTYDSGLQLNVLADGRIAAHDQGLMRELGATTSTAGSKTHFDD, via the coding sequence ATGCGACTGTTCGTGCTCAACTACGCTCGCGCCGCTGAGCAGTTGGAGTTCAGCGCTCCGTACACCTACGACTCCGGGCTGCAGTTGAACGTGCTCGCCGACGGGCGGATAGCCGCTCATGACCAGGGCCTGATGAGGGAATTGGGGGCGACGACGTCCACCGCGGGCTCGAAGACCCATTTCGACGACTGA